One Pelecanus crispus isolate bPelCri1 chromosome 14, bPelCri1.pri, whole genome shotgun sequence genomic window carries:
- the STMN3 gene encoding stathmin-3 encodes MKELSLLSLICSCFHTQPHPNTIYQYGDMEVKQLDKRASGQSFEVILKSPSDLSPESPILSSPPKKKDLSLEELQRRLEAAEERRKTQEAQVLKQLAEKREHEREVLHKALEENNNFSRLAEEKLNYKMELSREIREAHLAALRERLREKELHAAEVRRNKEQREEISG; translated from the exons atgaaggagCTGTCTCTGCTCTCCCTCATCTGCTCCTGTTTCCACACCCAGCCCCATCCTAATACCATCTACCAGTATGGAG ATATGGAGGTGAAGCAGCTGGATAAGAGGGCATCAGGCCAGAGCTTCGAAGTGATCCTGAAGTCCCCTTCAGATTTATCTCCCGAGAGCCCCatcctttcctccccccccaagAAGAAGGACCTGTccctggaggagctgcagaggaggctggaggctgcagaagagaggaggaag ACCCAGGAGGCGCAGGTGCTGAAGCAGCTGGCGGAGAAGCGGGAACACGAGCGGGAGGTGCTGCACAAGGCGCTGGAGGAGAACAACAACTTCAGCCGCCTGGCCGAGGAGAAGCTCAACTACAAGATGGAGCTGAGCAGGGAGATCCGCGAAGCACATCTCGCCGCCTTGAGGGAGCGGCTCCGCGAGAAG GAACTGCATGCAGCTGAAGTTCGCAGGAACAAGGAACAGCGGGAGGAGATCTCTGGATAA